Within Sorangiineae bacterium MSr11367, the genomic segment CCGCCGATGCGCTACGACGAGCGGGATTACGACGCCTACTTGGAGAAGGGCAAGTGGCGACTAAATCGTGACGATTCGAACGACGGGATCGACATTGGGACCGTCCTCGACTGGCTGTCCGATTGACGATACCACCGAGCGGATGCCTCGGTGGTATCGGGGCGTGTCGTGCAAGTAGACTAGCGCGTAGCGTGGGCGGCCAAGATGCTCGCCACGGCGCAGGTCACCTTTTTCGCCGTGGGGATATGCAAGAATTCGTTCGGGCCGTGCGCATTGGATTGCGGGCCGAGCACGCCCGTAATGACGAATTGGGCCTCGGGGAATTTCTCGCCGAGCATGGCCATGAACGGAATGGTTCCGCCTTCGCCCATGGCAAGGGAGGGCTTGCCGAAGAACGCCAGCGAGGCCTCGTCCATGGCGCGCGCCAGCCACGGGGCGGTATCGGGAGCGCTCCATCCCGAGGCGCCGCGTTCGGCCTCGAGCCGCACGTGTGCGCCGTACGGCGGATCGCGCTCGAGTTCATCGCGCAGCGCTTGCAGCGCCGTTGCCGGGTCGACCCGCGGCGGGATGCGCATCGAGAGTTTGAGCTGGGTGACCGGCCGTAGCACGTTGCCCGCATTTTCGATCGAGGGAAGGCCGGCCGCGCCCGTGATGCTCAATGCCGGCGCCCAGGTATGCGCCAGCAACGCCTCGGCGCGGTCGTTGGTCACCGCGTGGGCGCCTTCCGTCCACGGAAACTGCGTCCACACCTCGTCGCCGAGCACCTCCGCCACGGCCTCGGCCTGCGTGCGTCGGGCCGGCGGGATCTCCGTGTAGAGTGCATCGAGCAAGACGCGGCCGGTCTGCTCGTTCTCGACGCGCGACAGGAGTTGCCGGGCGATGCGGAAGGTCGAAGGAACGATGCCGCTGGCACTGCCCGAGTGGACGCCTTCGGTTAACACCCGGACGGTCAATGTGCCGCCCACGAAGCCGCGGAGCGACGTCGTGGACCAGAGTTGCTCGTAGTTCCCGCAGCCCGAGTCGAGGCAGATGACGAGACTCGGCTGGCCGATGCGGCTGCCCAATTGCTCGATGTACGCGGGCAGGTCGGGGCTGCCGCTCTCTTCCGAGGCCTCGATCAGCACCACGCAGCGCGCGTGCGGCGCCTTCGATTCGCTCAGCAGACGAAGCGCGGTGAGCGCCGCGAAACTCGAATACCCGTCGTCGGCACCCCCGCGCCCGTAGAGGCGGTCGCCTTCGCGCACCGGCGTCCACGGACCGAGTCCCTCGCGCCAGCCCGTGAACTCCGGCTGCTTGTCGAGATGCCCGTAAAGAAGCACCGTGTCATCGGCCTTGGCCCCACTCTGGCTACCGGACGCCGGGATCTCCATGAAGATGAGCGGCGTGCGGTTCGGCAGGCGCAGCACCTCCACCTGGAGCCCCGGAATCGACTGCGCACGGCACCATCGCTCGATGAGTACGACCGCCTTTTCCATGTGGCCATGCTCGTTCCACACCGGGTCGAACGAGGGCGACTTGTTCGGGATCCGGATGTACTCGGTCAATTGCGGGACGATCTCGTCCTCCCAGATGCGTTCGGCAAGAACGCGGGCATGTTCGACGTTCAGCATGGACATGCGATAGCACGACCTCCGTGACGCCGTGATGCAACTTGCTCGGGCTCGGCGCTTCATTCGTCCCGACAAAGCTGACAGCCTCGTGTCAGCAGGTTCTGCTTCCATCGGCGCCAATGGAACGGCACATACCGGTGGCGCTTGCCCCGCACCGCCTTGGTCTCCTGCTGGTGGCGGCTGCCGCCGTCCTTTGGAGCACCGCGGGCTATTTCACCCGCGCCGTGCCGCTCGATATCGCCGCGCTGCTGTTTTGGCGAGGGTTGTTCGGAGCGATCACGAGTTTCGTCTTCGTCCTGGTGAGGGAGCGCCGCAACACCTTGCGCGCCTTCGCCGCGATGGGGCGCATCGGCCTCCTATTTTGCCTGCTTTCGAGCTGCGGCATGGCTTGCTTCGTGGCGTCCCTCAAGCTGACGAGCGTCGCCCACGTCTCGAGCATCTATGCAGCCGTACCCTTCGCGGCCGCCGGTCTGGCCTGGCTGGTCATGCGCGAACGCGTCTCCCCCGCCGTGCTCGCGGCAAGCCTGCTTGCACTGGTCGGTGTGGCGGTGACGGTCGCCGGCGGTATGGGCGAAGGCAGCTTGCTCGGTGACGTTCTTGCCTTGGCCATGACGTTGTTCGTTGCCGCGTTCATGGTCCTGCGGCGTCGTTTCCCGGACGTACCGCTGGTGCCGGCGGCCTGTGTTTCGGCACTCTTGCCCGCGTTGGCCAGCCTGCCATTCGTCTCCACCTGGCCGGCGCACGGGCAGGACATCGCCAAGCTCATTGCCTTCGGCGTCTCCAATATGGGGTTGGCGCTCGTCTTCTTCACCATCGGCGCAAAGTTCATCCCTGCAGCGCAGACGGCACTGGTGGGGGCGCTCGAAACGCCTCTTGCCCCGCTCTGGGTCTGGCTGGCCTTCGGCGAGACGCCGCGCGGACCGACGATGCTCGGCGGCGCCATGGTCCTGTTCGCGGTCATTGGTCCGATCGCGTGGGACCAATGGCGCGATGCCCCGAATCGACTGCAAAAGTGTACCTAGGGGTCCGTACCACCCGTGTACCAAATATGATACACGCGTATTTTTGCGCGATATTGCGAAATAGGCGATCGGCGCGGATGCCGCGCGCGGTGCACCTTGGTCCCGCGTCGACCAAGACACGATAGGCCATGCGCACCATGGTGGCGTGAAAATCAGCGCGATTCGCCGCCCAATGATTGCATTTGGCTTCGTGCAGGAAGATTCGCGACAGCTCGAGAACGCCTTCTTCCTACGGTAGGAATGCGATGGTCTGCGAAGTGCAATGACGTGTGTCTGGTCACTTTTGCCTCGATACGCCGTTGCGTCGAAAAAAAAGTGACCGACGATCGAGAGATAGCATTTTGTTTGCGTACAGATAATTAACGACTCGCCGAGTGAACGTGAGGGCGCCTTTGTCCCGTCGTGTGAATTTCACGATGCCCCGCCGGCGTACTTGAAAACTAAAAGGAGAAATGGATGAAATCGACCTTCGTCGCCACGTTCTTGGTTTTGTCTGCCATCGGCGTTGGAGCGTGCAGCTCCAGTTCCACTCCGTCCGATGCTCCGCCAGCCAACGACGCCAAACCGGTCACCATTACCGCGCATACGCCCACGCTCATCGAAGGGACCTTCGTCGACAGTTCGACGTCTTTGAGCTTCAAATCCGTCGAATACGAGACGAAAAAGGTGGAGGTCACGATTCGCGCCGGCGAAACGAACCTCGTAGTTCATATCGACTATGCCCAGGGTGAGGGCGACTTCGATGCCAACTCGGGGCAGCTCGATCAAGCCCAGATCAACGCGATGCCTCGGTTGCTCGAGGGGCTAGCCGCCGCCATACCGGACTACGGCCCCGTGTCGCTCGAGGGGTTGGCGCGAACGGTGAACTTCCTCAGCGTAGCACCTTCATCGACGCCGCTTCCCGCGTTCAAGTCCGTTGCGGAGAACGGCTGGGCGTACCTTTCCTGTGGGTGCCGCTGGCAGGACGCGCACGGTTATCACAATTGGATGGGAAAGGGTGAGTCCTGCGGCAGCAGTGCGTCGCCGCATTGTCCCGGGCGTTGCGGCGTCGGGTGTGGGCCGGACAATCTCTGGTTTGCGTGGGGATCGGGCACGTACACGGCGGATTGCGCGCGGCACGATTACGGCGTCGGGAGCTGGGGATCCGCGTTCGACGATTATACGTTTGCGCCGCATAATTGTCTCTGATCTATCCCTCGAGAAGGCCATCGGAACGGGTACGGTTCGTGCCCATTCCGATGGCCCGTGACCCTCGACGGAACCTACGATCCCGGAGCCATGCTCGCTGAACGCGATCCCTTGCCACCCACGTCGAGCGCGCCGTTCATCTCCCGAGGCACGGACGACGTCGACCACCCTCCCGTGGTGGCGTTCGTTACGGTGCCGATGGCGTGCGGCGCGTCGCCCGTCGCGGTGTGCACGGGAACGCTGATCGACCCACGCATCGTGCTTACCGCGGCGCATTGCGTCGCATACCTCACCCCGGGCGAAGCCGAAATGGTCGTCGGTCGCGACATCCGAGCCCTCGACGCTCGGCATATCGGGATTGCACGGACGCTGCGGCATCCCGATTGGGTCTCGCCGTCACACGACGTGGCATTGGTGCAGCTCACGGAAGCCCTGGAGATTGCGCCGCTGGCGCTCGTCGACCCCGGGGATACTTCGTGGCTCCCCGGCAAACTCGTCACCCTCGTAGGATACGGTCGCGACGACCATGGCCAGACGGGGACACGGCGCTCCGGTACGGCGCGGGTATCCGAAATGCTGGCCGAACATTTTCGCGTTCGGCCGGAACCCTCTTTGAGCTGTGCAGGGGATTCGGGTGGACCCGCGCTGGCCGACGTCGACGGTGCATGGAAGATCGTCGGTGTCGCCTCGTACGGCGACCCGAATTGCAATCAGGGCGCCACCTATGCGCGCGTGGACATCGAGCTCACGGGGTTCATCGCGCATGGACTCGAACGACTCCGAGAGCCCCACGCTCCGGCCCCTTCGCGTTCGGCGAGTCCAAACCAGTGCGAACTCGGGTGCACCGCCGACGCCGACTGTCCCACGGCCTGGCAATGCGTGGAGGGGCGTTGCGGTCTCCAGGGGCGTCCGCCGGGCCGCTTGACGGGTCAATGCTCCTCGGATGCGGATTGCGCGGGAGGCTTTTGCGCGGCCGCGGACGGATGCTCGTGTTACCAGCCCTGCAGCTCGGACGAAGGCGAAGACCGAGGATGCGCCACCACACCCGACGCCCCTGCGCACGCCAGTGCATTCGCATTCGTGCTCTTCTTGGCCGTCGTTTGCCTGCGCATCCGTGTCTCGCGCGCCCGATCAATCCGTGAAAATCATCGCGTGGCTCGATAGATCGTTTTGCCCTGCCACGCGCTCGTTGAGCGGTTTCAAGCCCCATCGCTTCCCGATGAGACGAAGGATGCTCGTGGTGTCGTAGACCGTCTTGTCGACGCCACCGCGCGCATGTTTGGAAAAGACGATCGCGGGAATGCGCGTCCCCGGCCCCCATTTGTCCTTCGTCGGCGGGGCCACATGGTCCCAATAGCCGCCGTTCTCGTCATACGTCACGATGACCGCGGCATCGTCCCAATTCGGCCCGTCGACGACGGCTTTGATGAGCTCGACCGCCTTCTCCTGCCCCTTCTGGAGGTTTGCGCCGGGATGCTCATTGACGCCGCCGAGCGGTTTGACGAACGATACCGGCGGTAGCGAGCCATTCTTCGCCGCTGCGAGGAAGTCCGCTTCGTCCTTCAAGTGCGCGCGCCCAGGTTGCCCACCGGCGTAGGGCGCGTAATAGACGAATGGCTGATGATGGAATGTGAAGCCCGACGGCGGATTGCCACCCGCGGCATCGTTCCACCCTGCCGAATACCATGCCCAGTCGATCCCCGCGCCGGTGAGCTGATCGCCGATGGTGGTCCCGGTCAGCACGGGCAACTTGGTGCCACCGCTCGACGTTGGCGCGTTGGTGGGAACGGTGGTGTTGACGGCGTATCCATCCGGCGTGCACGTTCCATCCTTCGTCACCTTGCCCGACGAATCGATCACCGCGCGCTTGTCCGCAGGACAGTCTTCCCAATACGGCGTTGCCGCGGCGATCAACCACTGATGATTGAGAAACGACCCGCCAAAGGCTCCATGAAAGAAGTGGTCGCATACGGTGACGTTGCCCGACATCGTGCGAATCAATTGGACGACCGGAAGACTGTCCGTTGGATAGTAGCCGAGGGCGAGCCCTTTCGAAGAATTGTTCGCCACGA encodes:
- a CDS encoding M20 family metallopeptidase: MSMLNVEHARVLAERIWEDEIVPQLTEYIRIPNKSPSFDPVWNEHGHMEKAVVLIERWCRAQSIPGLQVEVLRLPNRTPLIFMEIPASGSQSGAKADDTVLLYGHLDKQPEFTGWREGLGPWTPVREGDRLYGRGGADDGYSSFAALTALRLLSESKAPHARCVVLIEASEESGSPDLPAYIEQLGSRIGQPSLVICLDSGCGNYEQLWSTTSLRGFVGGTLTVRVLTEGVHSGSASGIVPSTFRIARQLLSRVENEQTGRVLLDALYTEIPPARRTQAEAVAEVLGDEVWTQFPWTEGAHAVTNDRAEALLAHTWAPALSITGAAGLPSIENAGNVLRPVTQLKLSMRIPPRVDPATALQALRDELERDPPYGAHVRLEAERGASGWSAPDTAPWLARAMDEASLAFFGKPSLAMGEGGTIPFMAMLGEKFPEAQFVITGVLGPQSNAHGPNEFLHIPTAKKVTCAVASILAAHATR
- a CDS encoding DMT family transporter; this encodes MERHIPVALAPHRLGLLLVAAAAVLWSTAGYFTRAVPLDIAALLFWRGLFGAITSFVFVLVRERRNTLRAFAAMGRIGLLFCLLSSCGMACFVASLKLTSVAHVSSIYAAVPFAAAGLAWLVMRERVSPAVLAASLLALVGVAVTVAGGMGEGSLLGDVLALAMTLFVAAFMVLRRRFPDVPLVPAACVSALLPALASLPFVSTWPAHGQDIAKLIAFGVSNMGLALVFFTIGAKFIPAAQTALVGALETPLAPLWVWLAFGETPRGPTMLGGAMVLFAVIGPIAWDQWRDAPNRLQKCT
- a CDS encoding trypsin-like serine protease translates to MTLDGTYDPGAMLAERDPLPPTSSAPFISRGTDDVDHPPVVAFVTVPMACGASPVAVCTGTLIDPRIVLTAAHCVAYLTPGEAEMVVGRDIRALDARHIGIARTLRHPDWVSPSHDVALVQLTEALEIAPLALVDPGDTSWLPGKLVTLVGYGRDDHGQTGTRRSGTARVSEMLAEHFRVRPEPSLSCAGDSGGPALADVDGAWKIVGVASYGDPNCNQGATYARVDIELTGFIAHGLERLREPHAPAPSRSASPNQCELGCTADADCPTAWQCVEGRCGLQGRPPGRLTGQCSSDADCAGGFCAAADGCSCYQPCSSDEGEDRGCATTPDAPAHASAFAFVLFLAVVCLRIRVSRARSIRENHRVAR
- a CDS encoding alkaline phosphatase family protein, with product MKRSTWILYGVFASLPLGASGGCSSSDEDVDDAPPSAIESDSQSDATPPSDSPIEAAPPPLSSLGHIVVIFMENHSFDNLYGSYPGAEGLSSGSAKIPQLDPSSGNPYSTLPQTDSNIPTNLPNEPFDITNHAPLHQATKDLTHRYYQEIAQINAGAMNLFVANNSSKGLALGYYPTDSLPVVQLIRTMSGNVTVCDHFFHGAFGGSFLNHQWLIAAATPYWEDCPADKRAVIDSSGKVTKDGTCTPDGYAVNTTVPTNAPTSSGGTKLPVLTGTTIGDQLTGAGIDWAWYSAGWNDAAGGNPPSGFTFHHQPFVYYAPYAGGQPGRAHLKDEADFLAAAKNGSLPPVSFVKPLGGVNEHPGANLQKGQEKAVELIKAVVDGPNWDDAAVIVTYDENGGYWDHVAPPTKDKWGPGTRIPAIVFSKHARGGVDKTVYDTTSILRLIGKRWGLKPLNERVAGQNDLSSHAMIFTD